The proteins below are encoded in one region of Triticum aestivum cultivar Chinese Spring chromosome 1B, IWGSC CS RefSeq v2.1, whole genome shotgun sequence:
- the LOC123093830 gene encoding histone H4 produces MSGRGKGGKGLGKGGAKRHRKVLRDNIQGITKPAIRRLARRGGVKRISGLIYEETRGVLKIFLENVIRDAVTYTEHARRKTVTAMDVVYALKRQGRTLYGFGG; encoded by the coding sequence ATGTCCGGCCGCGGCAAGGGAGGCAAGGGGCTCGGCAAGGGCGGCGCCAAGCGGCACAGGAAGGTGCTGCGCGACAACATCCagggcatcaccaagccggcgatcCGGCGCCTCGCCAGGCGGGGCGGCGTGAAGCGCATCTCCggcctcatctacgaggagacccgcggcgttctcaagatcttcctcgagaacgTCATCCGCGACGCCGTCACCTACACCGAGCACGCCCGCCGCAAGACCGTCACCGCCATGGACGTCGTCTACGCCCTCAAGCGCCAGGGACGCACCCTCTACGGCTTCGGCGGCTAG